The following proteins are co-located in the Canis aureus isolate CA01 chromosome X, VMU_Caureus_v.1.0, whole genome shotgun sequence genome:
- the FTSJ1 gene encoding tRNA (cytidine(32)/guanosine(34)-2'-O)-methyltransferase isoform X8 has protein sequence MGRTSKDKRDVYYRLAKENGWRARSAFKLLQLDEEFHLFQGVTRAVDLCAAPGSWSQVLSQKIGGQGSGHVVAVDLQAMAPLPGVLQIQGDITQVRLSTAKEIIQHFEGCPADLVVCDGAPDVTGLHDVDEYMQAQLLLAALNIATHVLKPGGCFVAKIFRGRDVTLIYSQLRVFFSNVLCAKPRSSRNSSIEAFAVCQGYDPPEGFLPDLTKPLLDHSYDPDFNQLDGPTRIIVPFVTCGDLSSYDSDRSYPLDLEDGSEYKYTPPTQPPISPPYQEACTLKKKGRLAKELRPQDCPISTVDTLSQPLAAPQRHTLLAPEVRKPVAQGPLCPFSEPTVEDSEMNCSP, from the exons ATGGGACGGACATCGAAGGACAAGCGGGATGTCTACTACCGCCTGGCCAAGGAGAATGGCTGGCGTGCCCGCAGTGCCTTCAAGCTGCTACAACTTGACGAGGAATTCCATCTCTTCCAAG GCGTGACACGGGCAGTTGACCTGTGCGCAGCCCCAGGCAGCTGGAGCCAGGTGCTGAGTCAGAAAATTGG GGGCCAGGGTTCCGGCCATGTGGTGGCTGTGGACCTTCAGGCTATGGCTCCGTTACCAGGTGTGTTACAGATCCAAGGGGACATCACCCAGGTAAGA CTGTCCACTGCCAAGGAGATCATCCAGCACTTTGAGGGCTGCCCAGCGGACCTAGTGGTGTGTGACGGGGCTCCTGATG TAACTGGCCTCCATGATGTTGATGAATATATGCAGGCCCAGCTCCTCCTAGCC GCTCTGAATATTGCTacacatgtcttgaagccaggggGATGCTTTGTAGCCAAG ATCTTCCGAGGCCGGGATGTGACCCTGATCTACAGCCAGCTGCGAGTCTTCTTCTCTAATGTGCTCTGTGCTAAGCCCAGGAGCAGCCGCAACTCCAGCATAG AGGCCTTCGCTGTCTGTCAGGGTTATGACCCCCCTGAAGGCTTCCTTCCAGACCTGACCAAACCCCTGCTGGACCATTCGTACG ATCCAGATTTCAACCAATTAGATGGTCCCACTCGCATCATTGTGCCATTTGTGACCTGTGGAGACCTGAGCTCCTATGATTCAGACCGCAGTTACCCACTGGAC CTAGAGGACGGCTCAGAATATAAGTACACTCCACCCACGCAGCCCCCCATCTCGCCACCGTACCAGGAGGCCTGCACGTTGAAGAAGAAGGGGCGGCTGGCCAAGGAGCTCCGCCCCCAGGACTGCCCCATCAGCACAGTGGACACGCTGTCCCAGCCCCTGGCGGCCCCACAGCGCCACACCCTGCTGGCCCCTGAGGTCCGGAAACCTGTGGCCCAGGGCCCTCTGTGCCCTTTCTCTGAGCCCACA GTGGAAGACAGTGAAATGAATTGTTCGCCTTAA
- the FTSJ1 gene encoding tRNA (cytidine(32)/guanosine(34)-2'-O)-methyltransferase isoform X5, translating to MAVARLRCPAGEGRREVRLPCCSRIVWVAGAGWAAGAKVPGQTACEMGRTSKDKRDVYYRLAKENGWRARSAFKLLQLDEEFHLFQGVTRAVDLCAAPGSWSQVLSQKIGGQGSGHVVAVDLQAMAPLPGVLQIQGDITQVRLSTAKEIIQHFEGCPADLVVCDGAPDVTGLHDVDEYMQAQLLLAALNIATHVLKPGGCFVAKIFRGRDVTLIYSQLRVFFSNVLCAKPRSSRNSSIEAFAVCQGYDPPEGFLPDLTKPLLDHSYDPDFNQLDGPTRIIVPFVTCGDLSSYDSDRSYPLDLEDGSEYKYTPPTQPPISPPYQEACTLKKKGRLAKELRPQDCPISTVDTLSQPLAAPQRHTLLAPEVEDSEMNCSP from the exons GTCCCTGGGCAAACAGCGTGTGAGATGGGACGGACATCGAAGGACAAGCGGGATGTCTACTACCGCCTGGCCAAGGAGAATGGCTGGCGTGCCCGCAGTGCCTTCAAGCTGCTACAACTTGACGAGGAATTCCATCTCTTCCAAG GCGTGACACGGGCAGTTGACCTGTGCGCAGCCCCAGGCAGCTGGAGCCAGGTGCTGAGTCAGAAAATTGG GGGCCAGGGTTCCGGCCATGTGGTGGCTGTGGACCTTCAGGCTATGGCTCCGTTACCAGGTGTGTTACAGATCCAAGGGGACATCACCCAGGTAAGA CTGTCCACTGCCAAGGAGATCATCCAGCACTTTGAGGGCTGCCCAGCGGACCTAGTGGTGTGTGACGGGGCTCCTGATG TAACTGGCCTCCATGATGTTGATGAATATATGCAGGCCCAGCTCCTCCTAGCC GCTCTGAATATTGCTacacatgtcttgaagccaggggGATGCTTTGTAGCCAAG ATCTTCCGAGGCCGGGATGTGACCCTGATCTACAGCCAGCTGCGAGTCTTCTTCTCTAATGTGCTCTGTGCTAAGCCCAGGAGCAGCCGCAACTCCAGCATAG AGGCCTTCGCTGTCTGTCAGGGTTATGACCCCCCTGAAGGCTTCCTTCCAGACCTGACCAAACCCCTGCTGGACCATTCGTACG ATCCAGATTTCAACCAATTAGATGGTCCCACTCGCATCATTGTGCCATTTGTGACCTGTGGAGACCTGAGCTCCTATGATTCAGACCGCAGTTACCCACTGGAC CTAGAGGACGGCTCAGAATATAAGTACACTCCACCCACGCAGCCCCCCATCTCGCCACCGTACCAGGAGGCCTGCACGTTGAAGAAGAAGGGGCGGCTGGCCAAGGAGCTCCGCCCCCAGGACTGCCCCATCAGCACAGTGGACACGCTGTCCCAGCCCCTGGCGGCCCCACAGCGCCACACCCTGCTGGCCCCTGAG GTGGAAGACAGTGAAATGAATTGTTCGCCTTAA
- the FTSJ1 gene encoding tRNA (cytidine(32)/guanosine(34)-2'-O)-methyltransferase isoform X7, producing the protein MAVARLRCPAGEGRREVRLPCCSRIVWVAGAGWAAGAKVPGQTACEMGRTSKDKRDVYYRLAKENGWRARSAFKLLQLDEEFHLFQGVTRAVDLCAAPGSWSQVLSQKIGGQGSGHVVAVDLQAMAPLPGVLQIQGDITQLSTAKEIIQHFEGCPADLVVCDGAPDVTGLHDVDEYMQAQLLLAALNIATHVLKPGGCFVAKIFRGRDVTLIYSQLRVFFSNVLCAKPRSSRNSSIEAFAVCQGYDPPEGFLPDLTKPLLDHSYDFNQLDGPTRIIVPFVTCGDLSSYDSDRSYPLDLEDGSEYKYTPPTQPPISPPYQEACTLKKKGRLAKELRPQDCPISTVDTLSQPLAAPQRHTLLAPEVEDSEMNCSP; encoded by the exons GTCCCTGGGCAAACAGCGTGTGAGATGGGACGGACATCGAAGGACAAGCGGGATGTCTACTACCGCCTGGCCAAGGAGAATGGCTGGCGTGCCCGCAGTGCCTTCAAGCTGCTACAACTTGACGAGGAATTCCATCTCTTCCAAG GCGTGACACGGGCAGTTGACCTGTGCGCAGCCCCAGGCAGCTGGAGCCAGGTGCTGAGTCAGAAAATTGG GGGCCAGGGTTCCGGCCATGTGGTGGCTGTGGACCTTCAGGCTATGGCTCCGTTACCAGGTGTGTTACAGATCCAAGGGGACATCACCCAG CTGTCCACTGCCAAGGAGATCATCCAGCACTTTGAGGGCTGCCCAGCGGACCTAGTGGTGTGTGACGGGGCTCCTGATG TAACTGGCCTCCATGATGTTGATGAATATATGCAGGCCCAGCTCCTCCTAGCC GCTCTGAATATTGCTacacatgtcttgaagccaggggGATGCTTTGTAGCCAAG ATCTTCCGAGGCCGGGATGTGACCCTGATCTACAGCCAGCTGCGAGTCTTCTTCTCTAATGTGCTCTGTGCTAAGCCCAGGAGCAGCCGCAACTCCAGCATAG AGGCCTTCGCTGTCTGTCAGGGTTATGACCCCCCTGAAGGCTTCCTTCCAGACCTGACCAAACCCCTGCTGGACCATTCGTACG ATTTCAACCAATTAGATGGTCCCACTCGCATCATTGTGCCATTTGTGACCTGTGGAGACCTGAGCTCCTATGATTCAGACCGCAGTTACCCACTGGAC CTAGAGGACGGCTCAGAATATAAGTACACTCCACCCACGCAGCCCCCCATCTCGCCACCGTACCAGGAGGCCTGCACGTTGAAGAAGAAGGGGCGGCTGGCCAAGGAGCTCCGCCCCCAGGACTGCCCCATCAGCACAGTGGACACGCTGTCCCAGCCCCTGGCGGCCCCACAGCGCCACACCCTGCTGGCCCCTGAG GTGGAAGACAGTGAAATGAATTGTTCGCCTTAA
- the FTSJ1 gene encoding tRNA (cytidine(32)/guanosine(34)-2'-O)-methyltransferase isoform X1, whose translation MAVARLRCPAGEGRREVRLPCCSRIVWVAGAGWAAGAKVPGQTACEMGRTSKDKRDVYYRLAKENGWRARSAFKLLQLDEEFHLFQGVTRAVDLCAAPGSWSQVLSQKIGGQGSGHVVAVDLQAMAPLPGVLQIQGDITQVRLSTAKEIIQHFEGCPADLVVCDGAPDVTGLHDVDEYMQAQLLLAALNIATHVLKPGGCFVAKIFRGRDVTLIYSQLRVFFSNVLCAKPRSSRNSSIEAFAVCQGYDPPEGFLPDLTKPLLDHSYDPDFNQLDGPTRIIVPFVTCGDLSSYDSDRSYPLDLEDGSEYKYTPPTQPPISPPYQEACTLKKKGRLAKELRPQDCPISTVDTLSQPLAAPQRHTLLAPEVRKPVAQGPLCPFSEPTVEDSEMNCSP comes from the exons GTCCCTGGGCAAACAGCGTGTGAGATGGGACGGACATCGAAGGACAAGCGGGATGTCTACTACCGCCTGGCCAAGGAGAATGGCTGGCGTGCCCGCAGTGCCTTCAAGCTGCTACAACTTGACGAGGAATTCCATCTCTTCCAAG GCGTGACACGGGCAGTTGACCTGTGCGCAGCCCCAGGCAGCTGGAGCCAGGTGCTGAGTCAGAAAATTGG GGGCCAGGGTTCCGGCCATGTGGTGGCTGTGGACCTTCAGGCTATGGCTCCGTTACCAGGTGTGTTACAGATCCAAGGGGACATCACCCAGGTAAGA CTGTCCACTGCCAAGGAGATCATCCAGCACTTTGAGGGCTGCCCAGCGGACCTAGTGGTGTGTGACGGGGCTCCTGATG TAACTGGCCTCCATGATGTTGATGAATATATGCAGGCCCAGCTCCTCCTAGCC GCTCTGAATATTGCTacacatgtcttgaagccaggggGATGCTTTGTAGCCAAG ATCTTCCGAGGCCGGGATGTGACCCTGATCTACAGCCAGCTGCGAGTCTTCTTCTCTAATGTGCTCTGTGCTAAGCCCAGGAGCAGCCGCAACTCCAGCATAG AGGCCTTCGCTGTCTGTCAGGGTTATGACCCCCCTGAAGGCTTCCTTCCAGACCTGACCAAACCCCTGCTGGACCATTCGTACG ATCCAGATTTCAACCAATTAGATGGTCCCACTCGCATCATTGTGCCATTTGTGACCTGTGGAGACCTGAGCTCCTATGATTCAGACCGCAGTTACCCACTGGAC CTAGAGGACGGCTCAGAATATAAGTACACTCCACCCACGCAGCCCCCCATCTCGCCACCGTACCAGGAGGCCTGCACGTTGAAGAAGAAGGGGCGGCTGGCCAAGGAGCTCCGCCCCCAGGACTGCCCCATCAGCACAGTGGACACGCTGTCCCAGCCCCTGGCGGCCCCACAGCGCCACACCCTGCTGGCCCCTGAGGTCCGGAAACCTGTGGCCCAGGGCCCTCTGTGCCCTTTCTCTGAGCCCACA GTGGAAGACAGTGAAATGAATTGTTCGCCTTAA
- the FTSJ1 gene encoding tRNA (cytidine(32)/guanosine(34)-2'-O)-methyltransferase isoform X6, which translates to MAVARLRCPAGEGRREVRLPCCSRIVWVAGAGWAAGAKVPGQTACEMGRTSKDKRDVYYRLAKENGWRARSAFKLLQLDEEFHLFQGVTRAVDLCAAPGSWSQVLSQKIGGQGSGHVVAVDLQAMAPLPGVLQIQGDITQLSTAKEIIQHFEGCPADLVVCDGAPDVTGLHDVDEYMQAQLLLAALNIATHVLKPGGCFVAKIFRGRDVTLIYSQLRVFFSNVLCAKPRSSRNSSIEAFAVCQGYDPPEGFLPDLTKPLLDHSYDPDFNQLDGPTRIIVPFVTCGDLSSYDSDRSYPLDLEDGSEYKYTPPTQPPISPPYQEACTLKKKGRLAKELRPQDCPISTVDTLSQPLAAPQRHTLLAPEVEDSEMNCSP; encoded by the exons GTCCCTGGGCAAACAGCGTGTGAGATGGGACGGACATCGAAGGACAAGCGGGATGTCTACTACCGCCTGGCCAAGGAGAATGGCTGGCGTGCCCGCAGTGCCTTCAAGCTGCTACAACTTGACGAGGAATTCCATCTCTTCCAAG GCGTGACACGGGCAGTTGACCTGTGCGCAGCCCCAGGCAGCTGGAGCCAGGTGCTGAGTCAGAAAATTGG GGGCCAGGGTTCCGGCCATGTGGTGGCTGTGGACCTTCAGGCTATGGCTCCGTTACCAGGTGTGTTACAGATCCAAGGGGACATCACCCAG CTGTCCACTGCCAAGGAGATCATCCAGCACTTTGAGGGCTGCCCAGCGGACCTAGTGGTGTGTGACGGGGCTCCTGATG TAACTGGCCTCCATGATGTTGATGAATATATGCAGGCCCAGCTCCTCCTAGCC GCTCTGAATATTGCTacacatgtcttgaagccaggggGATGCTTTGTAGCCAAG ATCTTCCGAGGCCGGGATGTGACCCTGATCTACAGCCAGCTGCGAGTCTTCTTCTCTAATGTGCTCTGTGCTAAGCCCAGGAGCAGCCGCAACTCCAGCATAG AGGCCTTCGCTGTCTGTCAGGGTTATGACCCCCCTGAAGGCTTCCTTCCAGACCTGACCAAACCCCTGCTGGACCATTCGTACG ATCCAGATTTCAACCAATTAGATGGTCCCACTCGCATCATTGTGCCATTTGTGACCTGTGGAGACCTGAGCTCCTATGATTCAGACCGCAGTTACCCACTGGAC CTAGAGGACGGCTCAGAATATAAGTACACTCCACCCACGCAGCCCCCCATCTCGCCACCGTACCAGGAGGCCTGCACGTTGAAGAAGAAGGGGCGGCTGGCCAAGGAGCTCCGCCCCCAGGACTGCCCCATCAGCACAGTGGACACGCTGTCCCAGCCCCTGGCGGCCCCACAGCGCCACACCCTGCTGGCCCCTGAG GTGGAAGACAGTGAAATGAATTGTTCGCCTTAA
- the FTSJ1 gene encoding tRNA (cytidine(32)/guanosine(34)-2'-O)-methyltransferase isoform X4: protein MAVARLRCPAGEGRREVRLPCCSRIVWVAGAGWAAGAKVPGQTACEMGRTSKDKRDVYYRLAKENGWRARSAFKLLQLDEEFHLFQGVTRAVDLCAAPGSWSQVLSQKIGGQGSGHVVAVDLQAMAPLPGVLQIQGDITQLSTAKEIIQHFEGCPADLVVCDGAPDVTGLHDVDEYMQAQLLLAALNIATHVLKPGGCFVAKIFRGRDVTLIYSQLRVFFSNVLCAKPRSSRNSSIEAFAVCQGYDPPEGFLPDLTKPLLDHSYDFNQLDGPTRIIVPFVTCGDLSSYDSDRSYPLDLEDGSEYKYTPPTQPPISPPYQEACTLKKKGRLAKELRPQDCPISTVDTLSQPLAAPQRHTLLAPEVRKPVAQGPLCPFSEPTVEDSEMNCSP, encoded by the exons GTCCCTGGGCAAACAGCGTGTGAGATGGGACGGACATCGAAGGACAAGCGGGATGTCTACTACCGCCTGGCCAAGGAGAATGGCTGGCGTGCCCGCAGTGCCTTCAAGCTGCTACAACTTGACGAGGAATTCCATCTCTTCCAAG GCGTGACACGGGCAGTTGACCTGTGCGCAGCCCCAGGCAGCTGGAGCCAGGTGCTGAGTCAGAAAATTGG GGGCCAGGGTTCCGGCCATGTGGTGGCTGTGGACCTTCAGGCTATGGCTCCGTTACCAGGTGTGTTACAGATCCAAGGGGACATCACCCAG CTGTCCACTGCCAAGGAGATCATCCAGCACTTTGAGGGCTGCCCAGCGGACCTAGTGGTGTGTGACGGGGCTCCTGATG TAACTGGCCTCCATGATGTTGATGAATATATGCAGGCCCAGCTCCTCCTAGCC GCTCTGAATATTGCTacacatgtcttgaagccaggggGATGCTTTGTAGCCAAG ATCTTCCGAGGCCGGGATGTGACCCTGATCTACAGCCAGCTGCGAGTCTTCTTCTCTAATGTGCTCTGTGCTAAGCCCAGGAGCAGCCGCAACTCCAGCATAG AGGCCTTCGCTGTCTGTCAGGGTTATGACCCCCCTGAAGGCTTCCTTCCAGACCTGACCAAACCCCTGCTGGACCATTCGTACG ATTTCAACCAATTAGATGGTCCCACTCGCATCATTGTGCCATTTGTGACCTGTGGAGACCTGAGCTCCTATGATTCAGACCGCAGTTACCCACTGGAC CTAGAGGACGGCTCAGAATATAAGTACACTCCACCCACGCAGCCCCCCATCTCGCCACCGTACCAGGAGGCCTGCACGTTGAAGAAGAAGGGGCGGCTGGCCAAGGAGCTCCGCCCCCAGGACTGCCCCATCAGCACAGTGGACACGCTGTCCCAGCCCCTGGCGGCCCCACAGCGCCACACCCTGCTGGCCCCTGAGGTCCGGAAACCTGTGGCCCAGGGCCCTCTGTGCCCTTTCTCTGAGCCCACA GTGGAAGACAGTGAAATGAATTGTTCGCCTTAA
- the FTSJ1 gene encoding tRNA (cytidine(32)/guanosine(34)-2'-O)-methyltransferase isoform X2, translating to MAVARLRCPAGEGRREVRLPCCSRIVWVAGAGWAAGAKVPGQTACEMGRTSKDKRDVYYRLAKENGWRARSAFKLLQLDEEFHLFQGVTRAVDLCAAPGSWSQVLSQKIGGQGSGHVVAVDLQAMAPLPGVLQIQGDITQLSTAKEIIQHFEGCPADLVVCDGAPDVTGLHDVDEYMQAQLLLAALNIATHVLKPGGCFVAKIFRGRDVTLIYSQLRVFFSNVLCAKPRSSRNSSIEAFAVCQGYDPPEGFLPDLTKPLLDHSYDPDFNQLDGPTRIIVPFVTCGDLSSYDSDRSYPLDLEDGSEYKYTPPTQPPISPPYQEACTLKKKGRLAKELRPQDCPISTVDTLSQPLAAPQRHTLLAPEVRKPVAQGPLCPFSEPTVEDSEMNCSP from the exons GTCCCTGGGCAAACAGCGTGTGAGATGGGACGGACATCGAAGGACAAGCGGGATGTCTACTACCGCCTGGCCAAGGAGAATGGCTGGCGTGCCCGCAGTGCCTTCAAGCTGCTACAACTTGACGAGGAATTCCATCTCTTCCAAG GCGTGACACGGGCAGTTGACCTGTGCGCAGCCCCAGGCAGCTGGAGCCAGGTGCTGAGTCAGAAAATTGG GGGCCAGGGTTCCGGCCATGTGGTGGCTGTGGACCTTCAGGCTATGGCTCCGTTACCAGGTGTGTTACAGATCCAAGGGGACATCACCCAG CTGTCCACTGCCAAGGAGATCATCCAGCACTTTGAGGGCTGCCCAGCGGACCTAGTGGTGTGTGACGGGGCTCCTGATG TAACTGGCCTCCATGATGTTGATGAATATATGCAGGCCCAGCTCCTCCTAGCC GCTCTGAATATTGCTacacatgtcttgaagccaggggGATGCTTTGTAGCCAAG ATCTTCCGAGGCCGGGATGTGACCCTGATCTACAGCCAGCTGCGAGTCTTCTTCTCTAATGTGCTCTGTGCTAAGCCCAGGAGCAGCCGCAACTCCAGCATAG AGGCCTTCGCTGTCTGTCAGGGTTATGACCCCCCTGAAGGCTTCCTTCCAGACCTGACCAAACCCCTGCTGGACCATTCGTACG ATCCAGATTTCAACCAATTAGATGGTCCCACTCGCATCATTGTGCCATTTGTGACCTGTGGAGACCTGAGCTCCTATGATTCAGACCGCAGTTACCCACTGGAC CTAGAGGACGGCTCAGAATATAAGTACACTCCACCCACGCAGCCCCCCATCTCGCCACCGTACCAGGAGGCCTGCACGTTGAAGAAGAAGGGGCGGCTGGCCAAGGAGCTCCGCCCCCAGGACTGCCCCATCAGCACAGTGGACACGCTGTCCCAGCCCCTGGCGGCCCCACAGCGCCACACCCTGCTGGCCCCTGAGGTCCGGAAACCTGTGGCCCAGGGCCCTCTGTGCCCTTTCTCTGAGCCCACA GTGGAAGACAGTGAAATGAATTGTTCGCCTTAA
- the FTSJ1 gene encoding tRNA (cytidine(32)/guanosine(34)-2'-O)-methyltransferase isoform X3, translated as MAVARLRCPAGEGRREVRLPCCSRIVWVAGAGWAAGAKVPGQTACEMGRTSKDKRDVYYRLAKENGWRARSAFKLLQLDEEFHLFQGVTRAVDLCAAPGSWSQVLSQKIGGQGSGHVVAVDLQAMAPLPGVLQIQGDITQVRLSTAKEIIQHFEGCPADLVVCDGAPDVTGLHDVDEYMQAQLLLAALNIATHVLKPGGCFVAKIFRGRDVTLIYSQLRVFFSNVLCAKPRSSRNSSIEAFAVCQGYDPPEGFLPDLTKPLLDHSYDFNQLDGPTRIIVPFVTCGDLSSYDSDRSYPLDLEDGSEYKYTPPTQPPISPPYQEACTLKKKGRLAKELRPQDCPISTVDTLSQPLAAPQRHTLLAPEVRKPVAQGPLCPFSEPTVEDSEMNCSP; from the exons GTCCCTGGGCAAACAGCGTGTGAGATGGGACGGACATCGAAGGACAAGCGGGATGTCTACTACCGCCTGGCCAAGGAGAATGGCTGGCGTGCCCGCAGTGCCTTCAAGCTGCTACAACTTGACGAGGAATTCCATCTCTTCCAAG GCGTGACACGGGCAGTTGACCTGTGCGCAGCCCCAGGCAGCTGGAGCCAGGTGCTGAGTCAGAAAATTGG GGGCCAGGGTTCCGGCCATGTGGTGGCTGTGGACCTTCAGGCTATGGCTCCGTTACCAGGTGTGTTACAGATCCAAGGGGACATCACCCAGGTAAGA CTGTCCACTGCCAAGGAGATCATCCAGCACTTTGAGGGCTGCCCAGCGGACCTAGTGGTGTGTGACGGGGCTCCTGATG TAACTGGCCTCCATGATGTTGATGAATATATGCAGGCCCAGCTCCTCCTAGCC GCTCTGAATATTGCTacacatgtcttgaagccaggggGATGCTTTGTAGCCAAG ATCTTCCGAGGCCGGGATGTGACCCTGATCTACAGCCAGCTGCGAGTCTTCTTCTCTAATGTGCTCTGTGCTAAGCCCAGGAGCAGCCGCAACTCCAGCATAG AGGCCTTCGCTGTCTGTCAGGGTTATGACCCCCCTGAAGGCTTCCTTCCAGACCTGACCAAACCCCTGCTGGACCATTCGTACG ATTTCAACCAATTAGATGGTCCCACTCGCATCATTGTGCCATTTGTGACCTGTGGAGACCTGAGCTCCTATGATTCAGACCGCAGTTACCCACTGGAC CTAGAGGACGGCTCAGAATATAAGTACACTCCACCCACGCAGCCCCCCATCTCGCCACCGTACCAGGAGGCCTGCACGTTGAAGAAGAAGGGGCGGCTGGCCAAGGAGCTCCGCCCCCAGGACTGCCCCATCAGCACAGTGGACACGCTGTCCCAGCCCCTGGCGGCCCCACAGCGCCACACCCTGCTGGCCCCTGAGGTCCGGAAACCTGTGGCCCAGGGCCCTCTGTGCCCTTTCTCTGAGCCCACA GTGGAAGACAGTGAAATGAATTGTTCGCCTTAA